CATGCTTGCTCTGTTCATCTAAGGCGGCTTCTTGGGGATCCCTCCCCGCTGTTCGGATCACACATGGCAAGAACAAAACCACCCCAGATCTCCCTCcaacgcggggggggggggcgggggggggggggagaaaaacaggagagaataacatttatggcaaaaaaaaagaaagggctgGTGTCAGACCCAGAACCTGCAGGTATCACCACTGAAACATCAGTTTTATCCTTCAATAGATTTTGCGACAGCAACTGAGTCTTTAAAAGCAAGAGGCGAATCTAAAACCAGCTgtgaaaggagagggagaggagacgGTCTCTCGCCAACACACAGCAAACACACAGATTCCCCCTGCCGGGATATGAATAGCTAGCTCACAGATTTCATTGAATTTAAGCAAAAAAGATGCTTCATCAGGGAACAGAGCAGGAAACTCAGTTCTTCCCAGTCTCCCCATCCCCACAATCAGGTGCAAATCCACAGAGAGGGGCCCGGTAGCCCCGTCCCGGTCCCAAGCTCCCatcccagcacagagcacagctgccATGCAGAGACAACACATCCTGACTGGAGGCTGATTTGGGATTAAATTCCCATACGTTTAACAGAATTAAGTCTCTACCATCTGCTAACTTCTGGAGATATCAAAACAAACAAGGGGTGGACGAGATCCAAAAATCCCAACAATTTGGCCGGcctgaaaaattaagtttttaaacaCTGGCAGGTGTTTTTGTAGCTATGATCAGCGTAAAGCAGCCTCAATGTCAACGCGAGAaggtttttgttttcagatttaccAGTATGACCAGGATCCACACTGGTGTCCACAGACAAGGGCTTGGTAGTTCCGGGCAGACATTTCATGGAAGAATGACCAGGATCTCCCCAGGCATTCAGCCTAACGACGCTGCCCTCACCTACGATCGTCTCCATGTCGCGATGAGCAGTTACCTCCATCCTGGCAGGTTTCGTACTATTTCATCACACTGGGGTTTACGATGTAAAGTTTCTAAACTCAGCCAGGACACCCCATTTATTCTAGCGGTATAAATAGAAAATCTGCCACGTAGGATGCCAAAAGGAAGGGAACACAGAGTTCCCTTGCTCCTGTTGCACACTACAACAGCCCCGTGCCAtaactgtattatttttatagTACCCAGATGTGTGCTTAGGTACTTGATGGTACAAATAAATTAAAGCCCTAGAAAATATCTTGCAGGGGGCAATCACACATTAGCAGGAGGAGGGATTAGACCCAGGAGAACCTAATTGGGGTGGAATAAACCCAAAAAACTAGAGACAAACATGATTCCTGCAAGATAATGAGAGCTTTGGGTGCTGTTGGTACTCCTGGTCACCACAGGAGATCCTGAGCTACCTCCACACTGGCACCACGTCTCCAACAACCCAAGCCTTGCATTTCTGCACAGTCCCACTGGTTCAGAGTGGTCCCTACAGGGAATTGGGGCCTCCTCGCGCAGCCCAGGCTGCAGGATTAACACCAGGAGTAAAAGCACTGGCAGAGCTCGCCAATCCTCCTGTTGCTCCTGACGAGGAAGACTCAGGGGAAGAAAGTCTTTGGGAAGCACCTCCGCCAGTCCTCCCGCCTCTGCTAATGCCAGCAAGGGCCACATGTGGGGTGACGTTTTTTTTCCGCCTCAGACACACTAAAAATACATCCTTTGAGGCAGCTGTTTCCACAAACAAGGCTCAATTCCTAATGCACTGCTTAAAACCTAAGCATAGAGGCTATCAAACTTTCTTGCTCACCTTCTAGGGGAAGTGTCTTTGAATTAAACTAATTGTGGAAAGATAATCACAGCCCTCAAGGGCTGCCCATTACACGCAGACACCAGCAGCGAGGAATTAAGGGACTTTACAGGGGCTGAGACTGAGAaatgggagaagagagaaaagaaaccaggtttgaaagaaaacaacacgTTCTTGCTACCAACCTACTCTCCCTctcacaaacaaaaacccaagaggCTCTTAAGGAAGTGGCCGAGACCCACAAGAAATAGCCCCACTGAAATGTTCGACTTCCCTACAGAAGGTCCACTCCCTGCCCCTtggcctcctcctccaccccaggACTTCAGAAAACACCCCCGGCCCAGGGCCACCTCACTGCCGGCAGTCCCAAAGCAGGTCAGCATCCCCCAAACCTCACTGGCCACCTCGAGAAGTGACAGCAAGAACCTGCTGTTAGTCTTCGCTATTCCCAGTTTCTTCCCTGCAGGAAGTCAGGCTGGACCTGGACCCTGATTCAGGATGGTGCCCACCTCTCCACAAGCCTTCTCCTGCATCTGGAACCACACCGGGCCCTTCTAGAAAGCTTCCTGATTCCTCCCAACCATCCCCAAGGAGGCAGACAGCTGTTACAGGACCCAAAAATGGTCAGACTGCGTTACCAAGGCTGCAACAGGATCCTCTCCACACCTCCCGTATTCTCTTcccccaccaaaaccagcatAATAGCGAGATTCCCTCCTCCCAAAACCCTAAACCATTTGGCAGCCGCAGCACTGTTCTTCCCAGGAGATTGGGGTGTGATAAGAGACCCACATGCCCCGTTCTCAAACACCATCCTCGGGACAACGGTACCTAGAGAAACCAGAGAGGATCTAGACAGCCCAAAGCCTGACCAGCTTCTTTTTCACACGGCCACTCCTCAAAAACTGGAGAAACAAGAAAATCCCCCCAGGAACTGGGGCCCCAAAACAAGACACCACCTTTTTTGCAAGAGATGTTACAGCTCAAGAATTGGGGAGacccctgccagcccctctctgagccctgtgctggaggaggaaggctgcCCCCCTCTCCTCAGCACACCCCAGgtcagggaggaggaaggagctcaGTCCCAGGAGCTCTGGAAGGGAATGACAACAGTCCCAAACACCAGAACTGGAGAGAGGGAGCTGGGACCAGCCCTCCCAGGAGCTGTGGGGGCACAtgaacagccccccccccaaagccccccagctGCAAAGGAACTGTGGGAGGTCTCATCTTGCCCCTAACCACAGGGAAGCATGACCGGAGCATgaccagagccccccccccccccattcccagTGATGTCAGGGAAAAGAGAACAAGCCCAGGTCTCAAGAGATGCAGGCGGGCACTATCAGCCTCTCCActgttggggagggaggggaacaTGACCCGGccccacctccccctcccccccccccccccccccaaaaaaaaaaaccctcaggcCCGGGGGAAGGGATGCGCTCAGCCCTCCCAGCAGACGCAGGGGAACACGACCGTTCCCCCACCCCAAATTCCCAAAGGGAATGACTGTAACGCTCCCCCCCTCCCGCAGTTCCAGAGGGACATAGGACAGGATGACCGTAAAgctgccacccccccacccccaaatctcACAGGGACGGTGGGGATAAGCGGTACCTCCCCGCCAGAGTCCAGCAGGAGAGAGGGTGACCGTCACCCCCGTCCCGAACCCCGCAGGGCTAAGGGGATGACCGTGACCCCACCCCAAGGCACGAACGGGAGGGGCCGGCCGTTACCGCCGCCCCACATCCCGACCGGGGACGGGGGGACGGCTCCTACTCTCCCCCGTCCCgaagggggagaggggcaggaccGGCACCTCCCCCCGGGTCTCATGGCCCCCTCCAGGCCGGGGCCCCCCCCTCCAGGCCCCGGGTCCCCCGAGTCCCCCACACCCGCCCCAGCACCCCCCTGGGCCGTGTGAGGCCCGGGGGTCCCGCGGCGGCGGTACCTGCTgctgcgggcggggggcggccggctcCCGCCCAGGCCCCTCCGCGGCGGCCGCTTCTCCTCAGCCACTTCCTGCTTGGCTCGCGccccccgccctccgccgccggccGCTCGCGCGCAGCGCtcccgcccccccacccctccccgcgCCGCGCTATTGGCGGTACTGCCCGCCACTCGCCACCGCGCGCATTCCGATTGGCCAGCGCCGCTGTCGCTCTCGGGTCGTCGGGGCTGTTCGCACTCGCCGTTGGTGGAGGGGACGATACGCCGAGGCTGGAGCCCGCCTCCCGTGGGGTGTGCTCATTGGGGGGCGTGAGTGCCATTCAAAGCATGGTCCCCGCCCACCCGGCTACCCCTCTTCCTATTGGTGGTTGGCCCTTGGCTCGCCCACGGGGCAGCCCCGCTGCTTATTGGCTGGAAGCTTTGTTCATCAAGCCAGCCCGcctcctccctctttccattGGTCAAACGAGGCTGTCCTTCAAGCACGGCTTCTCGCAGCTATTGGCCACAGGGAATGTCCATCAGGGCGTCTCCCAGCTCTTGTTTTCCTATTGAGCGAGAGGCCTGTCGCTCTACGCGAAGGCCCGCCCCCACCACCAGTCCCATTGGTCGGAAGCTCTCAGAGGTGGCTCAACCATCTTCTCCCATTTGCTGGCAACGCTGTCACTCAGGGAGGGGGCTGCGTGCCTGCCCCGCACACCTCCGTCTGGCACGTGATGCATAACGCTCAGCCCCGTTGGTGAAGAGCCCTGTCACTCAGGCACGCCCCTACCGCTTTGCTCCCCCATTGGCTAGCCCGCCCACCAGTCCGCCATGACAAAGCCACGCCACCCATTGAGCCGCCTGGCCGCCACTCAACACGAAATCCCGCCCTCCCCAGCTCGCCTTCCTACCCCATTGGCCGCCTCCCCGGCCCCCATGAACTGACAACATCCATGCAGGGCCACCCCTCGCTGATTGGCTGACTCCAATGCCCATCAACCACCAAGGCCCACCCCCTCCGGCCTCACTGTAAATATCCGGCGGGCAGCAGCAGGGTACGccgggaggtggtgcagggggcgGGGCTTGGGCTCTCTGGCCCCGCCCCAGACACGTgtgcagggggagcagaggggagagacCAGGGGGCCAGTTCCCCCAGTGCAGGGGAGAGTGGTGCCCAGTCCCCCACAGTATTGGGGACTGCCAGGGCCCAGGGTCTGCCCCCCAGGACAGGAGAGCGCCAGGGCCCAGTTCCCCCAGTACACAGGAGTCCCAGTGCCCAGTCCCCCCCACCCACTGAAGGAGATTCCCAGGGCCGGGCCCAGTTCCCCCAGGACAGGGGAAAGCAGGGGCCCAGCTGCCCCCCCCAAGGGCTCACCCCCACGGAGGCGCCAGGACAGAGACACCTGTGGAAAGCCTTTATTGCCCCGTTCCAGCTGAACCCACCCGCCCCCTGCCCTGCCGGGCGCTGCTCTGAACCggcaccagccccagccccatgggcAGGCGGCCGACTCACCCCCAGGGCCAGTGGCAGCGAACCTCGGCCTGGCGCCCctcatttcttctcctcctcctttttgtcCTTGCTCTCCTTGGAGGCCTGTGAGGCCAGAGAGCCCATGGCGTTGCGGATGGCCTCGTTGTTGGGGTCTACGCCTGGCAGGTTCTCCAACACGCTCTGCAAAAACTCGGGGTCCTGCATCACGTCGTAATCATCTTCCTCCTgcaggaagagggagaggagttGGGGACAGGCTGGGTCCCTGTCTTCCTCCCAGAGGGAGAGGgaacagggatgggatgggatgggatctCCTCCCAGGAGGCCAAAACCTCACCTTAGCGGGTTCGGAGGTATCCATGGCTGTGCTGCTGTCCACTTCTGCTGCCTCCGCCTGGGCAAACTCTGTTGGAGGAGAGGGATGGCTGAGGACAGAGGATTTACACACCCACGGCCTCCCCACAGCTCACGGGAGCGACCCCCGCACCCACCCCGCAAGTGTTCAGAGAGATCTGGACCCTGCCCAGGTGACAAAGCCCCACTTTGGGGCACAATAGGGGCTGGCAGTTCCAGTTCCGGAGGCAGAGGGGCCGCCTCCTTGGCTTTCCCTTTGGGAATGGGCTGAGAGCCGGCACCAGCCACTCACCCGCTCCCTGCAGCGACATCTGCATGGCGTAGGCAATCTGCTCCTCCTCCGTCATGCTGCTGAGGTCAGGCAGCCCGGCCCGGCCAAACTCCTGCTGAGTTATCGTCATCTTCAGCAGAGCATCATCTGAATCTGCGCAGACAAAAGCCAGGCTCAGAAACCAGCAAGGGTGCCACACGTGATCCCCGGCTCCTCTCGCACACACAGCCTCGCTGGGGAAGGGGACCCGGGCAGAGCCGCTCCCCATGGCGTTCAGGACAGAAGCTGGTCCACCTCTGTTTGGGAGGTTCAGCGGAAGCAAAGGTAGCGCCCCCAGCACACTGCAGTTAAACTGCCTCCCTCCAACATTCCGGGGAAGAAACTACCTCTCGCCTTGCACCCCGGCGGCTCTGGGAACTGCCATGCTGCGcagaagggcccagccatgaacaGAGACGCTTCCCGCAGCATCGGGCAGCCTCGCAGCAATGAATGCTGCCACGGGAGCCCGCACGCTGGCCGGACACCCTCCCTAGGGAAcatcctgcctgtccctgcctgctttATTCCCTGCCCAGCTCCTTACCATCCCCGCCAGTGGCCGCAATCCCAGCCTCGGccgcagaggcagcagcagccctcCTGGCCTCTTCCTCTTGccgctgcctctgctcctccaTGGAGACACGCAGAGCCTGCGGAGATGGGGACAGACAGGGAGCTGAATGGGGCACAGCTCAGACGGACTGAGCTCAGCGCCCGCAGCCGCCCTCCACCTCCCAATCGCTCACCAGAGCCAGCTCCGGGTCCGCGCTGGGGTCCACGCCAAACTCGAAGTCGCTGGCGCCGAGGCCCAGCATggcacctccctccccagccaggaTGGGGGAGCTGATGAGGGCATCGGCCAGGCTCGGCCCCGGCGGTACTGTCACCAGGTGGGAGCCGGTGCCATCCTTGCCGTTTAAGGTGTTAATGAAGGCAGTCAGCTTGTCCGTGTTGGCTTCCTAGGGCCAAAGAGAAAGGCTGGGACTAGAGCTTCACCTGGCTCCCTCCTCGGCTCTGCAAGAGGGACGGCTGGCTGCTCCGCACACCCCGCATCTCTCCGCACTATGAGGGAGCCAAGAGCTCCGCTATCTCCATCATGACAGAAAGCATTTAACGACGCCTGCAGTGAAATGGGAGAGGTGTCTTCCCAGAGGGAAACGTTACTCTCCACATTACCATTTTTACTGGGGCAGCTGCTGAAGAGACCGAGGCTCAGGGAACTGTTTCTATCCTCACATGCCTGGTAAGGGCTCCAGGCTGGGAAGGATACAAAATCCTGGCTTGGATCTTATGCCAGAAACATGGCAGAAGTCTCACCTCTTCTCCAAAATTGATGATATCAACGTTGACTTTCTCCTTCTTAAGGCGCTTTGCCAGTTTCACCAGCTGCAAGGAGGAGACACGGCAGCATTAGCTTGGATTTCAGCTCTTACCCACACTCAGCTTATGAGAGACCAGACAACAGCACTAGGATTCGATCCTGGAGGCACAAAGCCCAAAATCAGCTTCCCAGTTTCAAGCCCTCCCAGCAGGAAAGCGTTTGAGGTATTTCACCTCCCTAGACAGGACAGGAGCTACTGCACGGTGCCCGAGGTGCTGCAAGGTGGCACAAGCAAGGGGGCTGTTCCTGCCAAAGCAAGTAACCGTCCCCACCGATGGGGACGGCAAGACCCTGGGACAGGCAGCATCTCCTCACATTTCTGACCTGTTCTTTCAAAGAGACCCAGAACATCTGGATTAACTTCATCTGCGTTATTTTAAGTGCCAACAGAACAGCATCTTCCGAAGGCTGAGAGCATTGTTTCTGCTCAGGGACACAGATTTCCTCCCGCAGCTCCTCAGACAAAAAGCCCAAAGTGGTCTAGGTGACAGCCACAAGCCAGGAAGTGCAGGACATGGCACAAGCTCCCTCTCTCTACCCTTGGCTCAGGCCTGGCTGTGCCCAGGGATCTggccttccctctccctccctctcctcccagctgagAACCGCTCTGCTCAAGAGGCTCTGTAAAGCAGCCTCCTCGCAGGGGTGTAAAGCCTTACTTTCAGTACGGGGCAGGGAACACACAATAAACCCAATATATGGTTCAAGGTGGAGCGCGGAGCTGACCCAACATATTTTCCTCTGACTGGCCATTACTCACATCTTTCTCGTTATCTTCTACAGGGCTCCCAACGAAGGCGATGATTCGCATCTTGTGGTTCTTGCCTTGGCGATGTTTTAAAGCCAGCTGCAAGACAGAAGTCATATTGTACTTGAGGAGCAATTCTGAGGAAAAAGGGGTGGCCAGCAGTCACCCCTGATACTTTTCCTGTTACGCAGGAAAATTTAGGCTAAATGCCAGGAGGAATTTTTCAGTAGCAAGTTTCACCAAACTGCCTACAAGCAGGCATGTCTCAAGGGCCTCCCCTTCGCTGGCAGTTATGACTCAGCTGGGAGCAGTTTGTTGGCACAGAGTGTgtgggacagagaaagaaaacaggacaaaagGGTGGCCATATCCTGGGGGACACTCTTCAGCTGAGGGCTGCTCTCCTCAGGGTGGGAAGGGCTGTGCAGCTTGGCTGGACTCCTGCAAAGCAGCTGCCAGGTTCCTCTGAAGCAAACCAGGACCAGACTATTAAACTTCTGAACTTCTATATTGGGTTTTATAAAGGAGgtttcagctgcattttgcagACAGGGAGACCAAGGCAAAACTGAAGTTATTTGCTCAGCATTGCTCAGCTGTAGAGGCAGGGAGAGAACAAGATTTCCTGTATCCGAGCCATCAACAGGACAGGTAATTTAAGAGACACGCTAAGGCAAAAGGAATTACAGAGAACGGCGCAGACTTGCTCGTGAGGAACCAACAAGGCCACTTACATGAGCAACTCTGATCCCTGTGCAAAAGGTAATTTTCCCTTTGGGTTGCACCGTGTGCAGCTTTGAAAGGATCCGGCCCGTGTCTGGAGTGAGTGTGGTCAACACTTCACAGTTACTGCAACACAAACACACTTATGTTAGCGACCTCTTCTTTGAGAATTTCTTTGCGAAACCCTTTATTTGCTACAGGGGTAAGAAAAGCCCTCCCTGCACTAAGCCTGCAGCTGGTGTCTGCTCCAAGAGTCTGCCAGCACTGGGCTCTGGTGGGTCAGTGCACACAGGGAGCAAGACTTTTAGCCtggttttcctaaaaaaaaaacaaaaaaaaaaaaccaaaaaccaaagtAATGTGTCTGCGTGAAGGCGTGTGCGTGtgtctgtcccctgccccagcaaccTTGAGCGCACTAGCCAATTTTAATCGACTCTGGCTAAGAGGGAGCTCACAGAGGCACTGAAATCCTGCAGACTTCAGGAAAATGGAGGAATGACTCTGATGAGCTGCAGTGACAGCTCAGCCCTTACTTGCCACCCTTTCGGACACAAGGCCACAAAAGGATGGACCTGGCAGAGACCtcctgaaagagaaaagcctcCATAACATATCCTGGCGTTGCAGGAGTGAGCCCAACAAGCTAGAGACCAGCGAGGAACCAGGTTTTCTTGTACCAGTCCTCCCGGAAGAACTGGCTTGGTTTTAGACTGTGCTATTGCTGCCCCATTTTGCAACACTTCCCCTGTCCCTTGCCCCCACGCTCTCTCATGGGTccccccagctgctcctcagcgTCACCCTGAGGCCAGTTCCCCCTTGGGGCATACTTGGCTAAGGTGATGAGCCCCACGTTGTTCTCAGGGTTACTGCGGGTTTTCGAGTGGCACACAATGTTGACAGCATCTTGTTGGGCTTGCAGGCGAGTGGGTAAGAAGTCTCCATTCCTCATGTACTCGCTGTTGTCAACGCTGGAACAGAAAGGAGGGTGTCAGCTTGTGAAAGTTGAAGTTTATCCCCAAAACGTACTGTTCAGGACAGCACACCTAGGGTCACACAGCTGGGACATGCAGTAGGACATAGATGTTTCCCAGGGCAGAGAGACAATTTGCCTCTGTGTTTCCCTGAGTTTTCAGAGCAGATCTGACCTTTGGGTCACAGGACAAATGCTGGCCCAGAACTGGAAGCTCCCACTCCTTGCTGAAGAGTGTGAGAAGTGACCGCGGCCAGACACAACCTCAGACTCACATCTCCTCGATGCCTTCTTCTGCctccacaacaaaaaaaagtcaagagACACCACTCCATGGTAAAGTACAAAGCTCTGTGCTCTTTGCCACCATGGGGTTTTCATCAGGACACAAAGCAGCTCTCCCAGGGCAGGGACAGCGGGCACTTTCCAATTACGGCTCTGCTCCGCCGGCATGGTGCCCTCCTCAAAGTGACATGGTGATGAGCCGAGCCCCTGAGCCCCACAGCCCGGCTTCAACATCCTACACCTACAGTGGGTGTCAGGGCTTCCACAAACCGCATGGGCAACAGTGCCTCGCAGTGTCTAATGGCAGCAGCCACATCACAACATCGCTGTAATTAAATCCCTACCCTCCACTCTGTCAGCTATTAAATATagcacagagcaggcagaaaaAGCCCTTCTCTTCCGCCAGCCTTCAGGAAATTGACCCCAGGAAGGAGGACTAGTTAAATAAGAGCTTGAGAGTTTATTTTGGCCCCAAATTAAGACCTCCCTGAGAAGCACTCCCAGAATGTCTTAGTTTTAACACCAGGGGAAaggtttcttctgaaaaaaacccacctatgACCATTTCCCTGACAGTGCTCGGGCTCGTGCTCGGCCACCTCTCCTCCGGCCCACACCAAATACCCGGTCACAAGCTGGGGAGCGAGGAGGCAGCAGTGGCTGAACCAAACCTCAGGCACAAAGACACAAAGTGACCTGGCCAAGGCCATCTGAACTGCAGCTTACTATTCACAGAGTAACAGTGAATTCCTCCTGCTCTCCAGGGCAACACAAGGAGCAGTGACATGTTTTAATACTCTTAAACATGAGTAAGCAAAGAGTTACCCAGAGAAAACATCAAGGACTTCGATATACAGTCAGCGAGTCAAGCTACAGTAATATCTTTATCCAAACAGCCGCGGGACCACGCAGAGAGCCAAGGAAACAACAGAACTGAGACAAATTTCACTGGTTTTCTCTATCATGGCCTTCttaaacaccaaaaccaaaaaacaacaggACCGTAGCTGCTGCGATAACAAAGACACAACAAAGTTCACATCTACTTTCAGCCCCGGCTGCGTTCAGCACCCAGGGACGAAACCCTCTTACCTCAACACCGATGCTGAGCAACAATAACAGAGAGGATGGCTGCTTCACATAGGACTGCCCGAGCACCGACCCACCACACCCCAACCCCAGAGGTGCCAGATAAGACCCCGAGCCCAAGTGGCCGACCCTCCTCAGGCCGCAGGTACACCTGCCTGGcgccctggcagggctggggctacACAGTTTGGGTCTGtgccccagctctcctccactgGGAGGTGACCCAAGTTTGTCGTCACAGCATTGCCTGGCACTGCATCACACCAGAGCCCTATCGCAGCTCTTTACCTCATCCCCTTTGTCGGCCTCCCCCTGCCCGTTAGCGCCTACAAGAGCTCCTTCACCCTACTCTTGCCTCCTGACCCCCATGCCTCCACTCAGCCAGGAGCTTTTCCCACCAACAGACCCCTCCTCACCCCAGCCTGTCCCATTtacccccacacacactttccCTCACAGCCCCCAGCCTCACCCAGCTCCTCGCTTCACCCAACCTCTCCCTCCAGCATCCAAAACCTTCACCACCACCTCGACCCCACCCCAACTTAAACCcatcctcccccccaccccgtgccctgtccccccccacaTGCCTCCCCGTACCCCaattccctccccagcccccccccccactttgccTCCCCACACAGCTCCTCCTCCACCaaacctccccctgccccacaacccacccccagcccccacaggccctgcctcccccccaccccggcccagGCCTGGCCTGGCCCTGCAGCCGCCGCCCGGGATGACTCAGGGAAagccgcggcggccccgggggctcGGGGCGGGCTCCGGCGCTGGGGGAGAGCGGCGCGGAGAGGGATGAGCCCCCGctgcggcccggccccggccccgaccccTGCCCGCTCACCACACCATGGTGCTCTCCAGAACCATCTTGCCTCCTTCCCTCAAGACCGAGCCGGATCCGAGTAAACAAGCAGCCCGCCGATTGGCTCCAGCCAGCGGCCAATCGCCGCTTCCCGTCTTGCGAAGTAAgtggcggcgggcgcggagcaCGCCGGGAACTGTAGTCCGGGGATGGCAGGAACGCCCCCCCGCGGCCACTAAGCAGAGCCCCGCCCCCAGCGCCGGGACCGCCCCCTCCCTCCACCACCCCAATGACGGGGCAGCAACAAGAAGTTTCCCCTTGgcctctgaccccccccccccccccccgagggtcCTGTGTCATCCCCCATCCCCATTTCTCCCCACACCCCGGACAGAGGAGGCAGGCGGGCAGTGGGTTCAGCAGCACACTGTGTATTGCGCGTCCAAGAGACAGCAGCGTGGTTCCAACAGCGGACAAGGCCACAAGCGTTACACAGCCAAAAGGACAAGGTGGGGAGGTCACGCATGGCACGAGCTGTTCCCCGGGGACGGGGACAGGTCTGTCCCTCCCAGGTGACACTCCCAGAGGGGGAGTCCCGACGGTGACGATGGTGACGCTGAGCAGGACAGGAGAGGTCCGTCCACCTGCGCTCCATCCCATCGCCCGGCATCGAGCCGGAGGTCACGGCGGCAGCGGCTGCTCCCCGATCCCTCCCCGGTGCGGCCGGAGAAGCGAAGTCCCCTCCCCGCACTGGAGAGACACCGCtcaggtgtttaaaaaaacaacatgaaaaccCATCGCCCATCActttgaaacacacacacacacaaaaagaagcaGTTCTGAAAACCCGTTACAAAGCAGAAGTCAATATATAAAcgccaccccaccccccaccccacctcaccACTCACTGAATAACTAtctccaggaaaagaaaaaaaacaacacttaaATACAACTTCATAAATATTAAATCATGAAAAAAAGTGagactttgttttcttccctcctgctaaaataaaacaaatatggGTTAGGTGGGAAGATAAGAAACAAGTGTCTAATATAGACAGTTACTTCAGCTATAAAGTGTAACCTGCTGGATCAAGTCAGAGGTACAGGGGAGGGAGACGGGAAGATCCAGCAGAGACGGCTCAGGCATCCCCGAGCCGATCTTCCTCCCGCTCACGGGTCTCATCGTGACATTAATCGGTGTTGAAAGGTTTGAGAGCCCTTGAGAACCAAACAGGTTGTGAACAGCGACTGTCCTCACGCTCCACCAACCCCCTGGGGATACCCAGAGTAAGGCCATTCTGCTTggtcttttggaaaaaaaaaaaaaaaaaaaaagttaaaaaaaaaaaccacacgctttttcttaaaaaaatatcagcTTGTGTCACATCCACTTGGAAAGGTTGAAGTGGAAGGTGGGAAGAGACTTGGGTCTGAAAtatcacctaaaaaaaaaaatccctttctacACCACTACATTCTTTGTTTCCTTAGCAATCATTGCTAATTAGTATAGAAACCCCTTGCATTATCGCAAGGGCAagctttaaattacttttttttatgtatataaaaaagaacagaggattCTAACCCACCAGGAACACGGGGAAGAGTcacttcatttctttaaaaaaagcatttagcaAAAATAACGATCAGTCCAACATCTGCTCTGAGATCTCTAGAGAAGCATCTGCAGCCAGCATGGGCCAGGCATCACCACAGGGAAATGGCAGCAGAACAATCCCTCCTTTCAgcttattattttgtttaaaaccgGACTCAAAATGCCTCATACTTTTGTGGAGGCAGAAGTCTGTCCCATTTAGGTAGGA
Above is a genomic segment from Harpia harpyja isolate bHarHar1 chromosome 9, bHarHar1 primary haplotype, whole genome shotgun sequence containing:
- the PSMD4 gene encoding 26S proteasome non-ATPase regulatory subunit 4 isoform X1 produces the protein MVLESTMVCVDNSEYMRNGDFLPTRLQAQQDAVNIVCHSKTRSNPENNVGLITLANNCEVLTTLTPDTGRILSKLHTVQPKGKITFCTGIRVAHLALKHRQGKNHKMRIIAFVGSPVEDNEKDLVKLAKRLKKEKVNVDIINFGEEEANTDKLTAFINTLNGKDGTGSHLVTVPPGPSLADALISSPILAGEGGAMLGLGASDFEFGVDPSADPELALALRVSMEEQRQRQEEEARRAAAASAAEAGIAATGGDDSDDALLKMTITQQEFGRAGLPDLSSMTEEEQIAYAMQMSLQGAEFAQAEAAEVDSSTAMDTSEPAKEEDDYDVMQDPEFLQSVLENLPGVDPNNEAIRNAMGSLASQASKESKDKKEEEKK
- the PSMD4 gene encoding 26S proteasome non-ATPase regulatory subunit 4 isoform X2, whose translation is MRNGDFLPTRLQAQQDAVNIVCHSKTRSNPENNVGLITLANNCEVLTTLTPDTGRILSKLHTVQPKGKITFCTGIRVAHLALKHRQGKNHKMRIIAFVGSPVEDNEKDLVKLAKRLKKEKVNVDIINFGEEEANTDKLTAFINTLNGKDGTGSHLVTVPPGPSLADALISSPILAGEGGAMLGLGASDFEFGVDPSADPELALALRVSMEEQRQRQEEEARRAAAASAAEAGIAATGGDDSDDALLKMTITQQEFGRAGLPDLSSMTEEEQIAYAMQMSLQGAEFAQAEAAEVDSSTAMDTSEPAKEEDDYDVMQDPEFLQSVLENLPGVDPNNEAIRNAMGSLASQASKESKDKKEEEKK